A stretch of Roseibium porphyridii DNA encodes these proteins:
- a CDS encoding TylF/MycF/NovP-related O-methyltransferase, with protein MAFGIGRAIKKRFKGQETQPYEYAADNFAVRKKNLSFMEDDAFAFAWDKAVEGNQAAWDGRYKDVRWRAHTAVWAAKHGLTLEGDFVECGVFLGSLSLTICHFLKFYQIPRNFYLFDTFEGIPDDGQEKTRKQNKPYFDYFDIAKNNFSQFPNAKLVKGVLPETLSQAPIEKIAYLSVDLNHAKYEKEVMAELWDRIARSAIVLIDDYAFKNHEEQYEMWNEFAASKGCSILTMPTGSGVLIKP; from the coding sequence ATGGCATTCGGTATCGGACGGGCAATAAAAAAGAGATTCAAGGGGCAGGAGACACAGCCTTACGAATACGCCGCAGACAATTTTGCAGTTCGAAAGAAAAACCTGTCATTTATGGAAGATGACGCTTTTGCGTTCGCTTGGGACAAGGCTGTCGAAGGTAATCAAGCAGCGTGGGATGGTCGCTACAAAGATGTTCGATGGAGAGCACACACTGCGGTTTGGGCAGCGAAACACGGGCTTACACTTGAGGGTGATTTTGTCGAATGCGGCGTTTTTCTGGGTTCTCTTTCTTTAACAATCTGCCATTTTCTAAAGTTTTATCAAATTCCTAGAAACTTCTACCTCTTTGATACTTTCGAAGGGATCCCAGACGACGGGCAAGAGAAGACTAGGAAGCAGAACAAGCCCTATTTTGATTATTTTGATATCGCCAAGAATAACTTCTCTCAGTTTCCCAATGCTAAGCTAGTAAAAGGGGTTTTGCCTGAAACACTGAGCCAAGCTCCAATAGAAAAGATCGCTTATCTATCTGTTGACCTCAATCACGCTAAATATGAAAAAGAAGTCATGGCGGAGCTTTGGGATAGGATTGCTCGTTCTGCCATCGTTTTGATCGACGACTATGCTTTCAAGAACCACGAAGAGCAGTACGAAATGTGGAATGAGTTTGCTGCATCAAAGGGATGTTCGATACTTACGATGCCAACTGGTTCTGGAGTTTTGATAAAGCCCTAG
- a CDS encoding lysozyme: MGRKSRLAGTVGVAAIALVGAWEGLRLVAYKDVVGVPTVCYGETYGVKMGDRHTKAECDAMLLASLKKHERGMRKCLKNPDAIPPKSYVTFVSLTYNIGVGAFCRSTARKRLNSGDYKGACNAATWFNKAGGRTIKGLVNRRTAEHRMCLEGLK; encoded by the coding sequence ATGGGACGTAAATCCCGCCTGGCTGGAACTGTCGGCGTGGCCGCAATTGCTCTTGTGGGTGCTTGGGAAGGCCTGCGCCTGGTTGCCTATAAGGATGTCGTTGGAGTGCCAACCGTCTGTTACGGCGAAACTTACGGCGTGAAGATGGGGGACAGGCACACAAAGGCCGAATGTGACGCAATGTTGCTGGCCTCGCTCAAGAAACACGAGCGCGGCATGCGCAAGTGTCTGAAAAACCCTGACGCCATTCCTCCCAAGTCCTATGTCACGTTCGTGAGCTTGACCTACAACATTGGGGTAGGGGCCTTTTGCAGGTCAACAGCGCGCAAGCGTCTGAACAGTGGCGATTACAAAGGCGCTTGCAATGCGGCCACCTGGTTCAACAAGGCAGGCGGCCGAACGATCAAGGGCCTGGTCAACCGCCGCACGGCAGAGCACAGGATGTGCCTGGAAGGCCTTAAATAA
- a CDS encoding DUF6127 family protein — protein sequence MREVARESGAEGAREVLRTLGVDVDQPLEAQKDMHFLRDLRKGTSSVKGKIINTVIGALALAGLYRILTGLR from the coding sequence TTGCGAGAGGTTGCGCGTGAAAGTGGGGCTGAAGGGGCACGAGAAGTTTTACGGACTCTAGGCGTGGACGTCGATCAACCGTTGGAAGCCCAGAAAGATATGCATTTTCTCCGCGATCTTCGGAAAGGAACGTCGAGCGTCAAAGGGAAAATTATCAATACAGTTATTGGCGCTTTGGCCCTTGCGGGATTGTATAGAATCCTAACCGGGTTGAGATAG
- a CDS encoding FMN-dependent NADH-azoreductase, with product MQNLGKTILHIDASARAEGSVSRELTEALVKSMLEKFKDTKMLRRDVSQGLPFLDEAWVEANFTDTASRTSDQRMKLALSDTLVNELKSADTIVIGTPIYNFSIPAALKAWIDLVARARETFKYTDNGPIGLLEGKKAIVVVASGGTKVGSEIDFASNYLKHVLGFLGITDVEVIAADQLMIDPTRRQAALTASLQSAA from the coding sequence ATGCAAAACTTGGGAAAAACGATCCTTCATATCGATGCCTCAGCACGTGCCGAGGGCTCCGTGTCTCGGGAACTTACAGAGGCGCTGGTAAAGAGCATGCTCGAAAAGTTCAAAGACACCAAGATGTTGCGGCGAGATGTCTCGCAAGGCCTGCCGTTTTTGGACGAAGCGTGGGTGGAAGCTAACTTCACAGATACAGCATCGCGCACTTCGGACCAGCGTATGAAGTTGGCACTGTCAGATACGCTTGTGAATGAGCTAAAGTCAGCTGACACGATCGTAATAGGCACTCCGATTTACAATTTTTCCATACCAGCGGCCTTGAAGGCCTGGATCGATCTTGTCGCGCGTGCTCGAGAGACCTTTAAATACACCGACAATGGTCCCATTGGCCTGTTGGAGGGTAAGAAAGCAATCGTTGTTGTGGCGTCGGGTGGTACAAAGGTTGGATCTGAAATTGATTTTGCCTCTAACTATTTGAAACATGTTCTGGGATTTCTCGGTATCACCGATGTTGAAGTAATCGCAGCCGACCAGCTTATGATCGATCCAACACGACGTCAGGCTGCTTTGACCGCATCGTTGCAGTCGGCTGCGTAA